A window of Sebastes umbrosus isolate fSebUmb1 chromosome 3, fSebUmb1.pri, whole genome shotgun sequence contains these coding sequences:
- the tacr3l gene encoding tachykinin receptor 3-like, whose product MASERDESNSTRNLTNQFVQPAWRIVLWSVAYSSVLAVAVFGNLIVIWIILAHKRMRTVTNYFLLNLAFSDVSMAAFNTLINFVYAAHGEWYFGEVYCRFHNFFPVTAVFASIYSMTAIAIDRYMAIIHPLKPRLSAKATTGVIVCIWSLAVVLAFPLGYFSTTRTLPRRTVCYVAWPRMADDPFMYHIIVTVLVYMLPLVVMGITYTIVGVTLWGGEIPGDSADNYHGQLRAKRKVVKMMIIVVSTFALCWLPYHVYFIVTGLNKRLSKWKYIQQVYLSVLWLAMSSTMYNPIIYCCLNNRFRAGFKRVFRWCPFVQISSYDELELRNTRLRPGRQSSMCTLSRVDTSILSKDKSTCSRGHRSRLTSEPNNKNS is encoded by the exons ATGGCCTCTGAACGCGATGAGTCCAACTCCACCAGGAATCTGACCAACCAGTTCGTGCAGCCTGCCTGGCGCATCGTTCTCTGGTCGGTCGCCTACAGCTCGGTGCTGGCGGTGGCTGTGTTTGGAAACCTCATCGTGATTTGGATCATTCTGGCGCACAAGAGGATGAGAACCGTCACCAACTATTTCCTGCTGAACTTGGCTTTCTCCGACGTGTCCATGGCTGCCTTCAACACGCTCATCAACTTCGTGTACGCGGCTCACGGAGAGTGGTACTTTGGAGAGGTTTACTGCAGGTTTCACAACTTCTTCCCGGTCACCGCTGTGTTCGCCAGCATCTACTCCATGACAGCCATAGCCATCGACAG GTACATGGCCATCATCCATCCCCTGAAGCCTCGTCTGTCGGCGAAGGCCACCACCGGAGTCATCGTCTGTATCTGGAGTCTGGCCGTGGTTCTGGCCTTCCCTCTAGGCTACTTCTCCACCACCCGAACTCTGCCCCGCAGGACCGTCTGCTACGTGGCCTGGCCCCGCATGGCCGACGACCCCTTCAT GTATCATATCATAGTGACAGTTCTGGTCTACATGCTGCCGTTAGTGGTGATGGGCATCACTTACACCATCGTGGGGGTGACTCTGTGGGGAGGGGAGATCCCAGGAGACTCAGCTGATAACTATCATGGACAGCTCAGAGCCAAACGCAAG GTGGTGAAGATGATGATCATTGTTGTGTCGACCTTTGCCCTCTGCTGGCTCCCCTATCACGTCTACTTCATTGTGACGGGTCTCAACAAGCGTCTGAGCAAGTGGAAGTACATCCAGCAGGTTTACCTGTCGGTGCTGTGGCTGGCAATGAGCTCAACCATGTACAACCCCATCATCTACTGCTGCCTCAACAACAG GTTCCGGGCCGGCTTCAAGCGTGTTTTCCGATGGTGTCCCTTCGTCCAGATCTCAAGCTACGATGAGCTGGAGCTCCGAAACACAAGACTTCGACCGGGTCGCCAGAGCAGCATGTGCACTCTCTCTCGGGTCGACACCAGCATCCTCAGCAAAGACAAGAGCACTTGTTCACGTGGACACAGGTCACGACTCACCTCTGAGCCCAATAATAAGAACAGTTAG
- the LOC119486013 gene encoding N-acyl-aromatic-L-amino acid amidohydrolase (carboxylate-forming) B-like isoform X1 — MERKDMKDMERMFFSPLSRVAISGGTHGNEMSGVYMVREMQKQKVDQAGSVAITTVLSNPRAVDACRRYIETDLNRCFTDALLSAPITDSTPYELRRAKELNAQLGPKGSPEAVDLLCDIHNTTANMGMCLIFYSLDWITLHIYKYIQSKMTSAPVRAIQLDIPISEAYSLESVGKHGFAIEVGPQPNGVLRADIFNVAKEAVDLTIEWLQKFNSGSTFEGGEVEVHTTVNSVDYPRDPTTKEITAAIHPQLQDNDFKLLQSGDPIFLSFSGETVKHEGEDLYPLFVNECAYYEKKIAFHLAKQRTLTIPSVSVKKD, encoded by the exons ATGGAGAGGAAAGATATGAAAGAT ATGGAGCGCATGTTTTTCTCACCACTGTCCCGTGTTGCCATTAGTGGTGGCACCCACGGAAATGAGATGTCGGGGGTGTACATGGTGAGAGAAATGCAGAAACAGAAGGTAGATCAGGCTGGATCTGTTGCTATAACTACCGTCCTATCAAACCCACGGGCTGTGGATGCTTGCAGAAGATACATCGAAACGGATCTCAATCGCTGTTTCACAGATGCCTTGCTGAG TGCTCCCATAACAGACTCTACACCCTACGAATTGAGGCGAGCCAAAGAGCTGAATGCTCAACTTGGGCCCAAAGGAAGCCCAGAGGCTGTGGATCTGCTCTGCGACATCCACAACACTACTGCCAACATGGGCATGTGCCTCATCTTCTACTCCTTAGACTGGATCACCCTGCACATTTACAAATACATACAG AGCAAGATGACCTCTGCGCCTGTGAGAGCAATCCAGCTGGATATACCCATTTCTGAGGCTTATTCCCTGGAGTCGGTGGGCAAACATGGCTTCG CGATTGAAGTCGGACCTCAACCTAACGGCGTGCTCAGAGCTGACATCTTCAACGTGGCGAAAGAGGCAGTGGATCTCACAATAGAATGGCTTCAGAAATTTAATTCTG GAAGTACTTTTGAAGGAGGAGAAGTGGAAGTACACACTACGGTGAATTCTGTAGACTACCCAAGGGATCCTACTACCAAAGAGATCACTGCTGCCATTCACCCCCAGCTGCAG GATAATGACTTCAAGCTTCTCCAATCAGGCGACCCAATATTCCTGTCATTTTCTGGGGAGACGGTGAAGCACGAGGGAGAAGACCTCTACCCTTTATTTGTAAATGAATGTGCCTACTATGAGAAGAAGATTGCTTTCCATTTAGCCAAGCAGCGCACACTGACTATACCGTCTGTAAGTGTGAAGAAGGACTGA
- the LOC119486013 gene encoding N-acyl-aromatic-L-amino acid amidohydrolase (carboxylate-forming) B-like isoform X2 — protein sequence MERMFFSPLSRVAISGGTHGNEMSGVYMVREMQKQKVDQAGSVAITTVLSNPRAVDACRRYIETDLNRCFTDALLSAPITDSTPYELRRAKELNAQLGPKGSPEAVDLLCDIHNTTANMGMCLIFYSLDWITLHIYKYIQSKMTSAPVRAIQLDIPISEAYSLESVGKHGFAIEVGPQPNGVLRADIFNVAKEAVDLTIEWLQKFNSGSTFEGGEVEVHTTVNSVDYPRDPTTKEITAAIHPQLQDNDFKLLQSGDPIFLSFSGETVKHEGEDLYPLFVNECAYYEKKIAFHLAKQRTLTIPSVSVKKD from the exons ATGGAGCGCATGTTTTTCTCACCACTGTCCCGTGTTGCCATTAGTGGTGGCACCCACGGAAATGAGATGTCGGGGGTGTACATGGTGAGAGAAATGCAGAAACAGAAGGTAGATCAGGCTGGATCTGTTGCTATAACTACCGTCCTATCAAACCCACGGGCTGTGGATGCTTGCAGAAGATACATCGAAACGGATCTCAATCGCTGTTTCACAGATGCCTTGCTGAG TGCTCCCATAACAGACTCTACACCCTACGAATTGAGGCGAGCCAAAGAGCTGAATGCTCAACTTGGGCCCAAAGGAAGCCCAGAGGCTGTGGATCTGCTCTGCGACATCCACAACACTACTGCCAACATGGGCATGTGCCTCATCTTCTACTCCTTAGACTGGATCACCCTGCACATTTACAAATACATACAG AGCAAGATGACCTCTGCGCCTGTGAGAGCAATCCAGCTGGATATACCCATTTCTGAGGCTTATTCCCTGGAGTCGGTGGGCAAACATGGCTTCG CGATTGAAGTCGGACCTCAACCTAACGGCGTGCTCAGAGCTGACATCTTCAACGTGGCGAAAGAGGCAGTGGATCTCACAATAGAATGGCTTCAGAAATTTAATTCTG GAAGTACTTTTGAAGGAGGAGAAGTGGAAGTACACACTACGGTGAATTCTGTAGACTACCCAAGGGATCCTACTACCAAAGAGATCACTGCTGCCATTCACCCCCAGCTGCAG GATAATGACTTCAAGCTTCTCCAATCAGGCGACCCAATATTCCTGTCATTTTCTGGGGAGACGGTGAAGCACGAGGGAGAAGACCTCTACCCTTTATTTGTAAATGAATGTGCCTACTATGAGAAGAAGATTGCTTTCCATTTAGCCAAGCAGCGCACACTGACTATACCGTCTGTAAGTGTGAAGAAGGACTGA
- the cldnd1b gene encoding claudin domain-containing protein 1b codes for MVDNRYATALVIGSVLSLLATVYLSVAVGTQHWYQYSCPPVKCEGNNTSDLREEFISGEFDVKTYSDTMFRLNGTLGLWWRCILVPGQSHWFKEPDPKMETQCVSFTLPQQFSPKYKNSGKNNSEEDLLRTYLWRCQFLLPLVSLALVFLGGLVGVCACLCRSFTPTLGVGVLHLLAGLCTLGTVCCFLAGVDLLEQYSRPPEGVEGSLGWSLYLALISFPLQMMAAALFLWAARSHRRNYTRMTAYRVA; via the exons ATGGTAGACAATCGCTATGCCACAGCTCTGGTCATCGGCTCGGTGCTGAGCCTGCTGGCCACAGTCTACCTCTCTGTAGCTGTGGGAACTCAGCACTGGTACCAGTACAGCTGCCCGCCAGTCAAATGTGAGGGGAACAACACCTCCGATCTCAGAGAGGAGTTCATCAGTGGAGAGTTTGATGTGAAGACTTACAGCGACACCATGTTCCGCCTGAACGGCACCCTGGGACTGTGGTGGAGGTGCATACTGGTGCCCGGCCAGTCTCACTGGTTCAAAGAACCAG ATCCGAAGATGGAGACGCAGTGTGTGAGCTTCACTCTTCCTCAGCAGTTTAGTCCAAAGTACAAAAACTCTGGAAAGAATAACAGCGAAGAAGATCTGCTGAGAACAT ACTTGTGGAGGTGCCAGTTTCTCCTGCCCTTGGTCTCTCTGGCTTTGGTGTTCCTCGGCGGCCTTGTCGGGGTCTGTGCCTGCCTGTGCCGCAGCTTCACCCCCACCTTGGGCGTGGGAGTGCTCCATTTACTCGCAG GTCTGTGCACTCTGGGCACCGTCTGCTGTTTCCTGGCCGGGGTGGATTTGCTCGAACAGTACTCCCGACCACCAGAAGGGGTGGAGGGCTCGTTGGGCTGGTCCCTCTACCTCGCCCTCATCTCCTTCCCTCTGCAGATGATGGCAGCTGCTTTGTTCCTGTGGGCGGCCAGGAGTCACCGCAGAAACTACACCCGCATGACTGCTTACAGGGTAGCCTAA